A region of the Uranotaenia lowii strain MFRU-FL unplaced genomic scaffold, ASM2978415v1 HiC_scaffold_542, whole genome shotgun sequence genome:
ttttatttaacattattattttttttttttttttatttcttaacgtTTATTAGGCCTTTAACTTATAAAAAGTAATTATGTGCCGAgggtcattttttattaaacgaTTTGGAAAGTGGTAAGAAAGGAAATAGGAAGTGGAAGGATATGAGGGGAAGGGGTTATTTGGGTATCTCTGGTGGTCGCACCTGCTGCATGCTCCGTGTCACGATTGATCGagaagatgtattttttttaaccatatctTCAGCGACAACTTCTCCTGTCGAAGTTGTTGGAAGAGAGGTTGGAAGGGGGGTCCGTTTCCGAGGCGGGGAATCTGCATCCAAACTGATGCCATCAGTTTGAAAAGATTGTGGTGTTGCTGGAGTGTGCGTTCTTTTCTGGTTCAAGCTCGTCTGTTGGTTTGGTGCTTCTTTTTGTTGGAGTTGTTGCTGTTGTGTTGTGTTCTGGGTAGTCTGTTGGTTCTGGCTCGTTTTTACTACATGTGCGTAGCTGGTTGAGTTGCTGCTCGTGTGTACTATTCTTCGGGCTTCGTTGATTGGAACGTTTTTATCTGTGCTGAGTTTGAGTGCTGCAGATTTTGCTGTCCAAATGGGGCACTTTCTGTCCAAGGGGGAATGACCTGGTGATTTGCAATTTCCACAAAAGGGTTCGACACGGCAGTTAGCACTTTCGTGAGTTTCAGAACAATTTTTGCAAGCCAATTGATTCTTGCAACGGCTTTTAGGGTGGCCGTACTGCAAGCATTGTCGGCATAACAGAGGCTGCGAATAGTAAATGCGCGTGCGAACTCGAAGCAGaccgaaatttataaattccggAATGATGGTGCTGTTGATTGTAAGAATTAGCGTTGATGTACCTATGATTCCTGCTGGggttttttttggttatgcggCGAACATCGATTATTTTTTGAGGCGCTAGTTCTTCCAACAAAAGTTTGTCATCCATTCCATCAACTTCTCGACAGGTGACCACTAATTTCCGCTGGTTTAAACTAGGATGACGACCTATGACAATCGGTGTACCATCCAGTAGAGTTGATAATGTTGTCAGCTTTCTTCCTTGGTCCTTGTTCCTTATCTTGAGCACGTACCATTTTCGAGATTTTTCGTAAAAGGCGCCCTCAATTTTACCGGCAAAGTTCTCGATGGAACGTCCAATCAAGAACGGGTTTTTTGGAAGTTCTTTAGCTTTACCTTGAAGCGTTAGGTAATATAACCGACCGTGCAAATTTTGGGGATCCATCCATTCCGGAATGGTCCGGTTTGGATGGTCACCCGGTGATGGGCTCATCACCGCGCGCTGCACAAcactttatcgaaaaaaaaaattcgctgcCTTTTGATCGATGATCGAGAGTGGAACACGTCCGACACCGACGAAGGCTAAGAGGGAACTCATTTAACATTATTACCGGTTAGATATTTGTAATAACAAGAAAATATCTTTTCGAATTACTTGATGTTCATATTTTAAACGCCCTTGTGTATACAATTTTATctttatctaaaattttgtttttctcacgACAGATTTATAGTTAGCAATTTTCATATCTTAATTATAAATTACATCAAATGCTTATTAAACTTTGATCGAAAACAAAACTTGACATTTTTAGCATTATTTAATGGTAACTGACACCTTAATGTGTAGTGTCCTATTTATCGGATCCGGAATAGATACCACTAAAAGTTCCAATAGGGTCAGAGTTTATCAAAGTACATTTTCGATGGTAGCCCATTTTGACACATGTACAATAAGTACGAACCACGTCTGGAAATTTGTTGTACTAATTTATTAGCCTTAAGTTGTTATTAAAAACTTAGCTTATAAAAAACCTAAGTGGTTTTAGCTAATGTTGTATAACGATCATTAACAACCTAAAATGCTAGTTAAAATCTCTATTTAAAGGTTCAAATTGATCTAATATAACTATTAACATATCTGATTGGCTTCAAGCGATGATGAAAACACTTCAACTGCAAATTCAATTTGCAAGTAAATACAATGTCTGATCAGAACAGATGAAAAAGGTTAATACTTACCCCGACACTTTGATAATTTCGGACACcatcagaaaatgaaattttaaatggtcGTGACAAGCTATTCGAAAAACTGGTAAGTGCAGAGATGTTGAACAGTTCCGGAAAACCGATGCGATCGATGTGGAACATCGCTCCAGACAAAATTAATGGTAACCTAAAATAAGAATGAATATCTATGGAGTGGCTTGATTTAGAGATTCAATATAATGAGGTAAAAGTTGACTTACCATACATAACCGAAATCTGGCCACAATTTATTCTCAAGCTATTCTAATACCGAAAGACCAGCACTTTAGTTGAGAATCTTCCGGAAGTAACCTAAAAATCGCATTCTCTGCGAACACCATTCTAATATATTCTGCTCTCTTTTACGTTTCTTGGTGGGATTGTTGCCAGGTACGAGACAGGCAACGTACTCAAGATACCCAGTCGGTGTGACCATCCTCTGAATGGTGTATTTGTACCCgaccaaagttatttacaaCTTGACGGTAATTTCTTGAGATCCAGGCACCATCTGATCTCGATCCACAGAAAAGGCTACCGACAAATCCTCCTTGATACAATATTCGGAACGAAACGTAAACATTCCAAAAGCTAAATCCCACAGCCGCAACCTTGTCCCACGAGCCAGAAAAGCGTAGATATCCTCCGGAGAAAGCAAAACATTACTGATGCTCTCAGGTCCATAGAAACTATTCTGGGGGATTCCGTACTGGAAACAGTCACGAATCAATTTTCGAGACTTGTCCTCGCTGACTCCCGTTGACAGTTTCTCGAGAAACTCCGGTATATTGAATCTACAGAATGTGGAGAAAACAGTTGAATGAAATCGATTTccgataaattttcatttctaaataacATACCTGATGCTCAGTTTCGCATCCAAAAAAACAACTATAGCTATGCACATGGTGGTGAATCTCGACTTTTGGCCTCAACTACACTGACCTGAAAACTGGTCGTAAATAATCTAAAAACGGACCGTGGATTGTGTTCAACTCCCAGCGGCTGACTTCgtaaacaaaacattatttgttttcCTTTTGTGTCCCATAAGGATCAGTAACATAGAATATATGTCTTATGATATTTTTGAGAAAAGGGAAcatggaaaacatttttaatttattatttttataaaaaaaattagtccgTTTTATCTagatttaaaaatgaccttaaAAAAACGGAGGTTTACTTGGGGAATATTAGTGAATAATACTAAAACAAAACTACCTATTTAATTTGGAAACGCGTAGATTGTTTTTAATCGCTTTTTAACgcaaaaatctagattttgaaTACTATTGAATTATTTTACCTTAACAACTTGATTTCGATTGGTATGTAAAATatcatatttatattattttaaatatttttttccgaaaatcgctATCTATACAGATGTGAAAATAAGAGCAAATATTCTAGTTGCAATCTATCGAAAATATCCTTCTTCACTTGATAAACAATAACGAAAATCGCATTGAAATAAATGAACCATGGTCTCCAATTTTCATTCCATCATTTGAATCTAGACTGCTTTGGAAGTTCACAgtcgaataactttttttgccgCCAAATGAAAACTTATAAGTTTCAGTTTGCTATGAAAGTCAGTAAACAAAACATTCAGACCGGTTCGCATAACagtcaaatgaaagaaattattttcgattgaaaatcatcgctttcattttcatgccttgctgaaaatcttcaaataagtaGATTATTAgtctaaaaatacaaattacaaGGACGTTTTCACAGAATCATgctatcaaaattgaaaaaaaaactattttattaatataagaattttttgttgcttttaaatCGATTCCTTTTacctaaattataaaattaatataaatattaaatgaatttaGAGCTTTTGGCTTGATTCCCTCTTAAAACAgttaattatcacaaaaaactagattgaaaaaaaatcacatagaaataacaattttcattttcatctgaaattgaagatctcgattttcatttgaaaatcatcaggtgcactttgaaaatcattaacgtCATCATCATTCGAAACACCGAggaatttcaactgaaatcatcgTAAGCAAACTTACAGTAGCATGCTTTggcctttcatttgaaatatttttctgttgtgaatgtgaaaattggagacgctgaaatgaacaatttcaaaaaaattttgacttgtTTTTTGAATCATAACTTTTATAAGACTCAAAATGACGGCTTTAAATTAAGTATGTTGTGCTATTCGAATAACGATGATATTAAATATTGTCATTTGATAAGTCATTGGTATCAAAATATGGCCAGACTTCGAATAAATTAATCTGGATGGATTCTGTGGTTCTGTATTGCCAAGTACTTGGAGAAAACTTGgtgtttgaaccaaaacaagaggttttttttcaaattgtaaaaatacaaaacgaaTTTGGATCCTTAAAGCCTgaaagtatgagccgtttcaaataaagaatttacaaaaaaaaaatttgattcaaaaaaataatatattgaaACAAACTCcttattatttgaaacaatgTATTATGAGttagatcagtggttttcaaacttttttcactcaccgcccccttttacaaaattttcgagctcatAGCCCCCctggcaattttttaaaaatcttaaaaaaaaacgataatctgaaacgttgaaaaatcatTAGCTTTTGGTTTGATGTTGTTATAAgacttatttcaaattcattcaagttTATATGTCTAATTTAATTATGTCAAACGATTCATCATATCTCAAActttatttcgtgatttttcagattttaaaaatatcaataaaatattatttcgtttaaaagaaaaaagccaattttcgaaaaacatattggaaatgaacaaacaaaacaagtttAAAGCGTATTTTCTTGTaattagcttttatgcacttttaCCCTTGTACCCTTGTGCTCCAGGGCCTTTTTCATCCGCgtggatgaaaatcccggaaaaaagaaaacaacaacaacagctccAGGGCCTCATATTGCTTCAAACCTTCACTAAACACCTAATTCTATGTCAAGTTTCCTGGAAAATTACTCAAACTGGTtgattagtttgttttgatagcagatcatatatttttaattttggtaaataaaatcCATTATAACCATTTATTTCTGTCAAGTCGataaaataacgtaaaaaatagtattatttCTTGATATCTGAATTTCAATCCTGTTCAAAGTCATGCAgctttcacaggttttaaagtttaaataaattcttATAACTGAATTTAGGCAATGTTAGTGATAACCAAATAGATTATAATTTTATCCATAG
Encoded here:
- the LOC129760264 gene encoding guanine nucleotide-binding protein subunit beta-2-like 1, which codes for MCIAIVVFLDAKLSIRFNIPEFLEKLSTGVSEDKSRKLIRDCFQYGIPQNSFYGPESISNVLLSPEDIYAFLARGTRLRLWDLAFGMFTFRSEYCIKEDLSVAFSVDRDQMVPGSQEITVKL